In Microbacterium pumilum, the following proteins share a genomic window:
- a CDS encoding pyridoxal phosphate-dependent aminotransferase produces the protein MPEIAPHISAMPGSGVRHILELALRRPDTIILAVGEPGEVVEPRVRDEAAAAWREGDTRYTPNGGILPLREAIVAKLARENAMDVDIEQVWVTVGATQALHMAMALTLGRGDEVLVPDPGYTTFTMSAHLLQAVPVGYPLRPERGFQPDLAELGDLITERTRAIIVNTPSNPLGSTFDRETLVALMDLARRHDLWVISDEVYERFTWGEPHVSPATLDDSGRVLSVFSTSKTYAMTGARVGWLVTPPGWRPTMLRVQEALVSCVDAPAQRAALAAISGPQDSVMRAGAHYRDNLAAAMTQLDAQGIRYLTPTGAFYLWIDVSHASAGDVARWCERLLDEAGVAVAPGTAFGASGEGWIRVCVASDRASLLEGLRRLPSPA, from the coding sequence ATGCCAGAGATCGCCCCGCATATCTCGGCCATGCCCGGCTCGGGCGTGCGCCACATCCTCGAGCTCGCGCTGCGGCGTCCCGACACGATCATCCTGGCCGTCGGTGAACCCGGCGAGGTCGTCGAGCCCCGCGTACGGGACGAGGCGGCGGCAGCGTGGCGCGAAGGCGACACTCGTTACACTCCGAACGGCGGCATCCTGCCGCTCCGTGAGGCGATCGTCGCGAAGCTGGCTCGTGAGAACGCGATGGATGTCGACATCGAGCAGGTGTGGGTGACGGTCGGCGCCACGCAGGCGCTGCACATGGCGATGGCTCTGACCCTCGGCCGCGGCGACGAAGTCCTGGTGCCGGACCCGGGATACACCACGTTCACGATGAGCGCCCACCTCCTGCAGGCGGTGCCGGTGGGATATCCGCTGCGGCCGGAGCGCGGCTTCCAGCCCGACCTCGCCGAGCTCGGGGATCTCATCACGGAGCGCACGCGCGCCATCATCGTCAATACGCCGTCCAACCCCCTGGGCTCGACGTTCGACCGCGAGACGCTGGTCGCCCTGATGGACCTGGCCCGCCGGCACGATCTCTGGGTCATCAGCGACGAAGTGTACGAACGGTTCACCTGGGGAGAGCCGCACGTCAGTCCGGCGACGCTCGACGACAGCGGCCGGGTGCTGTCGGTGTTCTCCACCTCGAAGACGTACGCGATGACCGGTGCCCGCGTCGGCTGGCTCGTCACCCCGCCGGGATGGCGGCCGACCATGCTCCGCGTGCAGGAGGCGCTCGTCAGCTGCGTCGACGCTCCGGCGCAGCGCGCGGCACTGGCGGCGATCTCCGGTCCGCAGGACTCGGTGATGAGGGCCGGTGCGCACTACCGCGACAACCTCGCGGCGGCGATGACGCAGCTCGACGCGCAAGGCATCCGCTATCTGACCCCGACGGGCGCGTTCTACCTGTGGATCGATGTCTCGCATGCTTCAGCCGGAGATGTCGCCCGGTGGTGCGAACGGCTGCTCGACGAGGCCGGGGTCGCGGTGGCCCCCGGGACTGCGTTCGGCGCCTCCGGCGAGGGCTGGATCCGCGTCTGCGTTGCGAGCGACCGCGCGTCCCTGCTCGAGGGACTGCGCAGGCTGCCGTCCCCGGCCTGA
- the rpsT gene encoding 30S ribosomal protein S20: MANIKSQIKRNKTNDKAHERNKAVKSELRTEVRRTREAIAAGDKAAAELSLAKATKKLDKAVSKGVIHENQAANRKSAIAKQVAAL; this comes from the coding sequence GTGGCGAACATCAAGTCGCAGATCAAGCGCAACAAGACCAACGACAAGGCGCACGAGCGCAACAAGGCCGTCAAGAGCGAGCTGCGCACCGAGGTGCGTCGCACCCGCGAGGCCATCGCCGCCGGCGACAAGGCCGCCGCTGAGCTCTCGCTCGCGAAGGCGACCAAGAAGCTCGACAAGGCCGTGAGCAAGGGCGTCATCCACGAGAACCAGGCGGCGAACCGCAAGTCGGCCATCGCCAAGCAGGTCGCGGCGCTCTGA
- a CDS encoding MFS transporter, whose translation MNTTAGRVGAKWFVLFTLAWLALWTVQLTPLQLLIPLQLNTPDDADGWISGVISSGLVLAVGGVAGVIAGPLAGGLSDRTRGAFGRRRPWALAGVGLGTASLIAIAFAEGAWGVGLAWIGVSVGTAVASAAFTALIADQLTTQRGTASAAVSSSQALGIIVGVGVIVLLELGTVTGYLVLAGFLAIVGVGAALLLPDPPAPAQSAVARERRSLSDRLATLRDRDFAWLLGGRLVVNIGNALGTGLLFFFLLYGLDRDPASAEDDLLLLIVIYTVFVVASSIVSGSVSDRTGRRVGIVVWSAILQGVAALFIALVPTFETTMVGAALLGVGYGAYMSVGLALGTDLLPHPEDHARDLGFVNVSASLGQLLGPLIGAGLVALVGGFSLMFAVGGVLSIVGGVMTFAIRKRNRATSAV comes from the coding sequence GTGAACACGACCGCAGGACGCGTCGGAGCGAAGTGGTTCGTGCTGTTCACCCTCGCGTGGCTCGCGCTCTGGACGGTGCAGCTCACACCGCTGCAGCTGCTCATCCCGCTGCAGCTGAACACGCCCGACGATGCGGACGGATGGATCTCGGGCGTGATCTCGTCAGGTCTGGTCCTCGCCGTCGGCGGCGTCGCGGGCGTCATCGCCGGCCCGCTGGCAGGCGGGCTGTCGGACCGGACGCGTGGCGCGTTCGGCCGGCGCCGCCCCTGGGCTCTCGCAGGGGTGGGGCTGGGGACGGCATCGCTCATCGCCATCGCGTTCGCCGAGGGCGCTTGGGGGGTCGGCCTCGCGTGGATCGGGGTGTCGGTCGGCACGGCCGTCGCGTCGGCCGCGTTCACCGCGCTGATCGCCGATCAGCTCACGACACAGCGCGGCACGGCATCCGCCGCGGTGTCGTCATCGCAGGCCCTGGGGATCATCGTCGGTGTCGGGGTGATCGTGCTCCTCGAACTGGGCACGGTCACCGGTTATCTCGTCCTCGCCGGCTTCCTGGCGATCGTCGGAGTGGGCGCCGCTCTGCTGCTTCCGGACCCACCCGCACCGGCCCAGTCGGCCGTCGCGCGCGAGCGGCGTTCGCTGTCCGACCGTCTCGCGACGCTGCGGGATCGCGACTTCGCCTGGCTGCTCGGCGGCCGCCTCGTCGTCAACATCGGCAATGCCCTCGGCACGGGGCTGCTGTTCTTCTTCCTGCTGTACGGCCTGGATCGCGACCCCGCTTCGGCCGAAGACGACCTCCTCCTGCTGATCGTGATCTACACCGTGTTCGTCGTCGCGTCGTCGATCGTGTCGGGAAGCGTCTCGGACCGCACCGGCCGACGCGTCGGAATCGTCGTGTGGTCGGCGATCCTCCAGGGCGTGGCCGCGCTCTTCATCGCGTTGGTGCCGACGTTCGAGACGACGATGGTCGGGGCAGCACTGCTCGGAGTCGGGTACGGCGCGTACATGTCCGTCGGTCTCGCCCTCGGGACCGACCTGCTGCCTCACCCCGAAGATCACGCACGCGACCTCGGCTTCGTCAACGTCTCGGCAAGCCTCGGCCAGCTCCTCGGGCCCCTCATCGGCGCGGGACTCGTCGCGCTCGTCGGGGGCTTCTCGCTGATGTTCGCCGTCGGCGGTGTGCTGTCGATCGTCGGCGGCGTGATGACATTCGCCATCCGCAAGCGAAACCGCGCGACGTCAGCGGTCTGA
- a CDS encoding GH1 family beta-glucosidase codes for MTDLPLADSSRRLRWSVATAAFQIEGAREEGGRGRSIWDDFVDAPGAVRDGSTAEPGPDSYHRYLDDVELLTQLGVDSYRFSISWVRVQPSGVGAANPEGLAYYDRLVDALLDAGVTPFPTLYHWDLPSTLEGRGGWLDRETAYRFADYSALIADALGDRVTDWYTINEPVSTSLQGYAIGELAPRRQLLFASLPTVHHQLLAHGLSTRILRECGATTIGIVNNHTAVRPASNSAADHEAAFAYDILHNRVFAEPVLLGGYPDLDALGMPPMPVLADDLEIISTTTDVYGLNFYNPTTIAASAPESPVPFEVVPTPGAAHTGFGPEWPIVPSALTEVLVDFQTRYGDRLPPIAIAENGASFAEPDSVTGPIDDVDRIGYLDGHIAAVEDARERGVRIDEYTVWSLLDNFEWAEGFTQRFGLVHVNHATGERTPKASFDWYRTHIQEARS; via the coding sequence GTGACCGACCTTCCCCTCGCCGATTCGTCGCGCCGACTTCGATGGTCGGTGGCCACCGCCGCATTCCAGATCGAGGGAGCGCGCGAGGAAGGCGGCCGGGGCCGATCCATCTGGGATGACTTCGTCGATGCGCCGGGCGCGGTGCGCGACGGCTCGACCGCTGAGCCCGGTCCCGACAGCTATCACCGCTATCTCGACGACGTGGAGCTGTTGACCCAGCTCGGGGTGGACAGCTACCGCTTCTCGATCTCGTGGGTGCGCGTGCAGCCTTCCGGCGTCGGTGCAGCCAACCCGGAAGGGCTGGCGTACTACGACCGTCTCGTCGACGCGCTGCTCGACGCCGGCGTGACGCCCTTCCCCACGCTGTATCACTGGGATCTGCCCTCGACGTTGGAGGGGCGAGGCGGATGGCTGGATCGAGAGACCGCCTACCGCTTCGCCGACTACAGCGCGCTCATCGCCGACGCTCTGGGTGATCGGGTCACGGACTGGTACACGATCAACGAACCCGTCTCGACATCCCTTCAGGGCTACGCCATCGGTGAGCTCGCACCGCGCCGGCAGCTTCTCTTCGCATCGCTGCCCACGGTGCACCATCAGCTTCTCGCACACGGCCTGTCCACCCGCATCCTGCGCGAATGCGGGGCGACCACCATCGGAATCGTCAACAATCACACCGCTGTGCGGCCGGCATCGAACTCCGCGGCGGATCACGAGGCCGCGTTCGCGTATGACATCCTGCACAACCGCGTGTTCGCGGAGCCCGTGCTCCTGGGCGGCTATCCCGACCTCGACGCGCTGGGGATGCCGCCGATGCCCGTGCTGGCGGATGATCTCGAGATCATCTCCACCACCACCGACGTCTACGGCTTGAACTTCTACAACCCGACCACGATCGCGGCATCCGCCCCCGAGAGCCCGGTGCCGTTCGAGGTCGTCCCCACGCCCGGAGCTGCGCACACCGGCTTCGGTCCGGAGTGGCCGATCGTGCCTTCGGCCCTCACGGAGGTGCTCGTCGACTTCCAGACGCGCTACGGCGATCGGCTCCCGCCCATCGCGATCGCCGAGAACGGCGCGTCGTTCGCCGAGCCCGACTCGGTCACGGGGCCCATCGATGATGTCGACCGCATCGGATATCTCGATGGTCACATCGCCGCAGTGGAGGACGCACGCGAGCGGGGGGTGCGCATCGACGAATACACCGTCTGGTCGCTGCTCGATAATTTCGAATGGGCCGAGGGCTTCACTCAGCGGTTCGGGCTCGTCCACGTCAACCACGCAACGGGGGAGCGTACGCCGAAAGCGTCGTTCGACTGGTATCGCACTCACATCCAGGAGGCACGATCGTGA
- a CDS encoding ComEA family DNA-binding protein: MTAADPPAKGAKGRLGLGAAVVVVIVVLAVTVGIGILRGASAPVVSVAIDGTGASPAATAAPVYVYVSGAVRSPGLYVLAEGARVIDAVAAAGGFVQGADESAVNLARPVGDGEQLQVPLIGEVSAPEAAAAGTGPIDLNTAGVAELDTLPRIGEAMAQRIVDWREANGRFTSVEDLLAVPGIGDKMLEALRDLVRV; the protein is encoded by the coding sequence GTGACAGCAGCCGACCCTCCTGCGAAGGGGGCGAAGGGACGACTCGGCCTGGGCGCCGCGGTCGTCGTGGTCATCGTCGTGCTCGCGGTGACGGTGGGCATCGGCATCCTCCGCGGCGCCTCCGCGCCGGTGGTGTCGGTGGCCATCGATGGAACCGGCGCGTCGCCTGCCGCGACCGCTGCTCCCGTCTACGTGTACGTGTCGGGCGCCGTGCGGTCACCAGGGCTCTACGTGCTCGCCGAAGGCGCGAGGGTCATCGACGCGGTGGCCGCCGCAGGGGGATTCGTCCAAGGAGCCGACGAGTCCGCCGTCAACCTCGCCCGACCGGTCGGCGATGGCGAACAGCTGCAGGTCCCGCTGATCGGCGAAGTCTCGGCCCCCGAGGCCGCCGCGGCGGGCACCGGTCCGATCGATCTCAACACGGCCGGCGTGGCCGAACTCGACACGCTCCCGCGCATCGGTGAAGCGATGGCGCAACGCATCGTGGACTGGAGGGAGGCCAACGGGCGATTCACCAGCGTCGAGGACCTGCTCGCGGTCCCAGGCATCGGCGACAAGATGCTCGAGGCGCTGCGCGACCTCGTGAGGGTGTGA
- a CDS encoding ComEC/Rec2 family competence protein codes for MRPGLRLAPVAAAAWATGLCAVLVPDAAPGLALGLWAVVGVVLIVAATSIRRGRPPFARGRIIAVVVFAVAASAAVASHVALAQPARVAVAELAISGGRAIAVEATVTGKVERRAGGAVAFDAIATRIRIGGAERALETAIVVQVDPSEVDDRRGLDVGAVIEARGSARESMTGDRAVLNMMASRGVTVVHAPTGALAVAAGLRQGLVAAVDGLPGPGAGLVPGLAVGDTSAVDLHLDAQMKESSLSHLTAVSGANCALVVGLAFLAAAALGARRSIRVVSGLAALAGFVLLVTPEPSVLRAATMAAVAMVSVLLGRPGAGMAILSLAVTILVVADPWLAASLGFALSSAATASLLLFVRPLAGGLSRRLPRALALALAVPLAAQLACGPLLVLISPVVPIFGVLANLLAAPAAPIATLVGLAACVAAPMPALQSGLAALAWVPASWIAATAATVTAIPGDLLPWIDGWPGAAVLAAVGVALGVLIAVRAGGSRRARSARAAAMLLLATVMGVAGGGVALSTIAGRWTLPADWSVLACDVGQGDAVLLRSAGAIMLIDTGPDPEPLAACLDRAGIARVDLLVLTHFDLDHVGGVSGVQGRVGTVLHGPQYGPAGHLLAELAAGGARLVDAEAGMQGALGEARWTVIWPMAPSRAFPYGNDASVVLDVRGGGIPGALFLGDLSASPQGAIAASGALNPPYVIVKVAHHGSADQAVALYHAAAPAIGLITVGAGNDYGHPRAETLAILQEVGARIFRTDADGVVAISSVGGGVEVWRERGGGVGGDR; via the coding sequence GTGCGACCGGGCCTGCGGCTCGCCCCCGTCGCCGCTGCCGCGTGGGCGACCGGTCTCTGCGCGGTGCTGGTGCCGGACGCCGCACCCGGCCTCGCACTCGGGCTGTGGGCCGTGGTGGGCGTCGTCCTGATCGTGGCGGCGACGTCCATCCGGCGAGGGCGGCCTCCGTTCGCCCGTGGACGCATCATCGCCGTCGTGGTGTTCGCGGTGGCGGCCTCCGCCGCCGTGGCCTCCCACGTCGCTCTCGCGCAGCCTGCCCGCGTCGCCGTTGCCGAACTGGCCATCAGCGGCGGTCGGGCCATCGCGGTGGAAGCCACGGTGACGGGCAAGGTGGAACGCAGAGCAGGAGGCGCCGTCGCATTCGATGCGATCGCCACACGTATCCGGATCGGAGGCGCCGAGCGAGCGCTCGAGACCGCCATCGTGGTCCAGGTCGACCCCTCCGAGGTAGACGACCGTCGTGGCCTCGACGTCGGTGCGGTGATCGAGGCTCGCGGGAGCGCGCGAGAGTCGATGACCGGAGACCGCGCCGTGCTGAACATGATGGCCTCGCGCGGCGTCACCGTGGTGCACGCACCCACCGGAGCGCTTGCCGTCGCTGCCGGCCTGCGTCAGGGGCTCGTCGCCGCCGTCGACGGGCTGCCCGGCCCCGGCGCCGGACTCGTGCCGGGTCTCGCCGTGGGCGACACGTCTGCGGTCGATCTGCACCTCGACGCCCAGATGAAGGAGTCGTCGCTCTCGCACCTGACGGCGGTCTCCGGTGCGAACTGCGCCCTGGTCGTCGGCTTGGCATTCCTCGCGGCTGCAGCGCTGGGTGCACGCCGCAGCATCCGCGTGGTGTCGGGTCTCGCTGCGCTGGCGGGCTTCGTGCTGCTCGTCACGCCGGAACCGAGCGTCCTGCGGGCGGCGACGATGGCCGCGGTCGCGATGGTGAGTGTGCTGCTCGGCAGACCGGGAGCCGGGATGGCGATCCTGTCGCTCGCCGTCACGATCCTGGTCGTCGCCGACCCGTGGCTCGCGGCGTCCCTCGGTTTCGCCCTGTCGTCCGCGGCGACCGCGTCGCTGCTGCTGTTCGTGCGGCCACTCGCGGGCGGCTTGTCCAGGCGGCTTCCGCGCGCCCTCGCCCTGGCCCTCGCAGTGCCGCTGGCGGCGCAGCTGGCGTGCGGCCCGCTGCTCGTGCTCATCTCACCCGTCGTGCCGATCTTCGGTGTGCTGGCGAATCTGCTCGCGGCGCCGGCCGCTCCGATCGCGACGCTCGTCGGACTCGCGGCCTGCGTCGCGGCGCCCATGCCGGCGCTGCAGTCGGGCCTCGCCGCGCTCGCGTGGGTCCCGGCATCCTGGATCGCCGCGACAGCCGCGACCGTCACCGCCATCCCCGGCGACCTGCTGCCCTGGATCGATGGTTGGCCCGGAGCAGCGGTGCTCGCGGCCGTCGGCGTCGCGCTGGGCGTCCTCATCGCGGTGCGAGCGGGCGGCTCGCGACGTGCACGCTCGGCGCGAGCCGCAGCGATGCTCCTCCTGGCGACCGTGATGGGCGTCGCTGGGGGAGGTGTCGCGCTCAGCACGATCGCCGGTCGATGGACGCTTCCGGCGGACTGGAGCGTCCTGGCCTGCGATGTCGGTCAGGGTGATGCGGTGCTGCTGCGCTCGGCGGGAGCGATCATGCTCATCGACACGGGGCCGGACCCCGAACCCCTCGCGGCGTGCCTCGACCGGGCCGGGATCGCACGCGTGGACCTGCTGGTGCTGACGCACTTCGATCTCGATCACGTCGGCGGCGTGTCGGGGGTGCAAGGCCGAGTCGGGACCGTGCTCCACGGACCCCAGTACGGCCCAGCGGGGCACCTGCTGGCCGAGCTGGCAGCCGGCGGTGCCCGCCTCGTCGATGCCGAGGCGGGCATGCAGGGCGCACTCGGCGAGGCGCGATGGACCGTGATCTGGCCGATGGCGCCCAGCCGCGCCTTCCCGTACGGCAACGACGCCAGCGTCGTGCTGGACGTCCGCGGCGGCGGAATTCCGGGCGCGCTGTTCCTCGGCGACCTCTCGGCCTCCCCGCAGGGTGCGATCGCGGCATCCGGCGCCTTGAATCCGCCGTACGTGATCGTGAAGGTCGCGCATCACGGCAGCGCCGATCAGGCCGTCGCCCTTTACCACGCCGCGGCGCCGGCCATCGGGCTCATCACGGTGGGTGCGGGCAACGACTACGGACACCCCCGGGCAGAGACGCTCGCGATCCTCCAAGAGGTGGGGGCGCGCATCTTCCGAACGGATGCCGACGGCGTCGTCGCGATCTCGAGCGTCGGCGGCGGGGTGGAGGTGTGGCGCGAGCGCGGCGGCGGCGTCGGCGGCGATCGCTAG
- the holA gene encoding DNA polymerase III subunit delta codes for MPASARRPATAKTRSAIPQLSWRSPQPAPIVLVSGPEEVCAERAIAGVREYLRAEDPSLEVTDLRADDYAQGSLLGVTSPSLFGEPRLVRVSGVEKCSDAFLAEAVSYLAFPQEGATVILRHTGASVRGKKLLDAIRAGEGGGVEVACPAIKRDSDRFDFAAGEFQAAKKRIAPVALRTLVSAFADDLTELAAACQQLISDVPGDITEQVVQRYYGGRVETSAFVVADTAIAGRYGDALIALRHALASGADPVPLVAAVASKLRTMARVAGTRESSVALAARLGLKDWQVDRARRDLSGWTEATLGMAIQAAARADAEVKGGSRDSVFALERLVTVIATRAPYGS; via the coding sequence ATGCCCGCCAGCGCTCGTCGACCCGCAACGGCGAAGACGCGCAGTGCGATTCCGCAGCTGTCCTGGCGCTCGCCGCAGCCGGCGCCGATCGTGCTCGTCTCGGGCCCCGAAGAGGTCTGCGCCGAGCGGGCGATCGCCGGGGTGAGGGAGTATCTGCGCGCCGAGGATCCGAGCCTCGAGGTCACCGATCTCCGAGCGGACGACTACGCGCAGGGGTCACTGCTGGGGGTCACCTCGCCGTCGCTGTTCGGCGAACCCCGGCTCGTCCGCGTGTCGGGGGTCGAGAAGTGCTCCGACGCCTTCCTCGCCGAGGCCGTCTCTTACCTTGCGTTCCCGCAGGAGGGAGCGACCGTCATCCTTCGCCACACCGGCGCGAGCGTCCGCGGCAAGAAGCTCCTCGATGCGATCCGCGCGGGAGAAGGCGGTGGCGTCGAGGTGGCGTGCCCCGCGATCAAACGCGACTCGGATCGGTTCGACTTCGCCGCAGGAGAATTCCAGGCAGCCAAGAAGCGCATCGCCCCCGTGGCGCTCCGCACGCTCGTTTCGGCCTTCGCCGACGATCTCACCGAGCTGGCCGCCGCGTGCCAGCAGCTGATCTCCGACGTTCCCGGCGACATCACCGAACAGGTCGTACAGCGCTACTACGGCGGCCGGGTGGAGACATCCGCCTTCGTGGTCGCAGACACCGCGATCGCCGGGCGCTACGGGGACGCGCTCATCGCGCTGCGCCACGCCCTGGCGTCGGGCGCCGATCCGGTTCCACTCGTCGCAGCGGTGGCATCGAAGCTTCGCACGATGGCTCGAGTGGCAGGTACCCGCGAGTCGAGCGTCGCACTGGCCGCCCGGCTCGGACTCAAGGACTGGCAGGTGGACCGCGCCAGGCGTGATCTGTCGGGGTGGACCGAGGCGACGCTGGGCATGGCCATCCAGGCCGCCGCCCGGGCGGATGCCGAAGTCAAGGGCGGCTCCCGCGATTCGGTGTTCGCACTCGAGCGACTCGTCACGGTCATCGCGACCCGCGCGCCGTACGGCTCCTGA
- a CDS encoding alpha/beta hydrolase, with protein sequence MVVQVVMVHGIRTSATMWRAQVEYLEARGNAVVAVDLPGHGSRMAEEFTLAGAFATIDDAVQDAASHGPVLLVGHSMGGLLCVEYAGRQDPPPIAGFIAASCTAIPRGLGLSAYRLLARGVDSLPDRGMWLTNRMLDRILPAETRADFGAGGYALDAQDLALRSLSVLDLLAALHRIEVPLWFINGQLDQLRVNEGLFMRVAKHAELIVVPRTTHHVTVMRPRVFNALLNLALTTLEQSDR encoded by the coding sequence ATGGTGGTCCAGGTCGTCATGGTTCACGGCATCCGGACGTCCGCGACGATGTGGCGCGCACAGGTCGAGTATCTCGAGGCGCGGGGCAACGCCGTCGTCGCCGTCGACCTGCCGGGCCACGGCTCGCGGATGGCCGAGGAGTTCACGCTCGCCGGCGCGTTCGCGACGATCGACGACGCGGTTCAGGATGCCGCGTCCCACGGCCCCGTGCTGCTGGTGGGCCATTCCATGGGTGGCCTGCTCTGCGTCGAGTACGCCGGACGACAGGATCCGCCGCCCATCGCGGGATTCATCGCGGCGTCGTGCACGGCCATTCCGCGCGGCCTCGGCCTCTCCGCCTATCGACTCCTGGCGCGCGGCGTGGATTCGCTCCCCGACCGCGGGATGTGGCTCACGAACCGAATGCTCGACCGCATCCTGCCCGCCGAGACCCGCGCCGATTTCGGCGCCGGCGGCTATGCACTGGATGCGCAGGACCTCGCGCTGCGCAGCCTGTCCGTCCTCGACCTGCTCGCGGCGCTGCATCGCATCGAGGTGCCGCTGTGGTTCATCAACGGGCAACTCGATCAGCTGCGCGTCAACGAGGGCCTCTTCATGCGGGTGGCGAAGCACGCCGAGCTCATCGTGGTGCCCCGCACCACTCACCATGTGACGGTCATGCGGCCCCGTGTGTTCAACGCCCTGTTGAACCTCGCACTCACGACACTGGAGCAGTCAGACCGCTGA